A genome region from Oncorhynchus masou masou isolate Uvic2021 chromosome 14, UVic_Omas_1.1, whole genome shotgun sequence includes the following:
- the LOC135554396 gene encoding growth factor receptor-bound protein 2-like gives MVNATNYPNKNCSLSFVTEVLLPPYSNSLTLPPLAMEARGKYDFNATAEDELSFRQGDILKILGSQDEWFKAELHGQEGFVPQNYIERQTPSWFKETASRSSAEELLMSREVGGFLIRGSQSSPGEFSISVRHEFDVQHFKVMKDSKGHYFLWSEKFTSLNKLVDFYKNTSISKQRGIYLSDGSRDDQSPSAPQPLKRGSLPEERSYGAPTAATSHRRASDLPHSQQSKRPGMEERAHTIGTPGRNTPLTSLPAPQRTSETMPHSQRAVIQVKAVYDFTAEEGDELGFRAGDVIDILDRSDPSWWKGRLRGKSGLFPANYTTPL, from the exons ATGGTGAATGCTACGAACTACCCAAACAAGAATTGTTCTCTCAGCTTCGTGACAGAAG TCCTTTTGCCTCCCTATTCCAACTCTTTGACCCTTCCACCGCTCGCCATGGAAGCCAGAGGAAAGTACGACTTTAATGCTACGGCTGAGGATGAGCTGAGCTTCCGACAGGGAGACATCCTGAAA ATTCTAGGTAGTCAAGATGAGTGGTTTAAGGCAGAGCTGCATGGACAGGAAGGCTTTGTGCCCCAAAACTACATTGAGAGACAAACCCCAAG ctgGTTCAAGGAGACGGCGAGCCGCAGCTCTGCTGAGGAGCTCCTGATGTCTAGGGAGGTGGGAGGATTCCTGATCCGTGGCAGTCAGAGCTCCCCTGGAGAATTCTCCATCTCTGTCAG ACATGAGTTTGACGTGCAGCATTTCAAAGTGATGAAGGACAGCAAAGGCCACTACTTCCTGTGGTCAGAGAAGTTCACTTCCCTCAACAAGCTGGTGGACTTCTACAAGAACACCTCCATCTCCAAGCAACGGGGCATCTACCTTAGCGACGGTAGCCGGGATGACCAGAGCCCATCCGCACCCCAACCG TTGAAGAGGGGGAGTCTACCTGAGGAGAGGAGCTATGGGGCCCCTACTGCAGCCACGTCACACCGCAGGGCCTCAGACCTTCCTCACAGTCAGCAG agTAAGAGAcctgggatggaggagagggctCACACCATAGGCACCCCTGGTAGAAACACCCCCCTaacctctctcccagccccccaAAGGACATCTGAAACCATGCCTCATTCACAG aggGCAGTCATACAGGTGAAAGCAGTGTACGACTTCACAGCGGAGGAAGGGGACGAGCTAGGCTTCCGTGCAGGTGATGTCATTGACATTTTGGATCGCTCTGATCCATCGTGGTGGAAAGGAAGATTGCGGGGTAAAAGTGGTCTGTTCCCTGCCAACTATACCACACCATTATGA